AAAGCATTGGCAGCATTTCCCGCAACATATAATTACACTCAGTTGTACAGCTGAAGATGAAAAGCAGAGAGAAGAGATGCAAAATTTGGCATCTGCGGTTGGACAAGTCATCTTTATCAGCAAAATATAGGAGACAAGTGTAtgataaagaaatatatttggAAATTGTCGCCATAAAATTGTTCTCACAAAAGGAAGCTCAATCATCAACTTCAGCTTTAATCTCTTTCACCAAATCTTCCTTGTAATCTTCAAATGTTCCAGGGAATTTTCTGACAGTGCCGTCCTCAACAATCCATATTTGACTCCTTTCTTCATCATCACAGACACTAGATATCAATCTAGAATCGTGACTAACAAGAACAACTCCACCGGTGAATTCATCAAGCGCATCAGCCAATGCATCAATACTTTGCATATCCAGATGATTTGTGGGTTCATCTAACAATAAAATGTGAGGTTTTGACATGGATATCGACGTGAAGACCACACGAGCTTTCTGCCCTCCTGATAGTTTGACAATGGGGGTAAGATGGTTATGACTAGGTAACCCAAATTTACCAAGTTGTGCACGGACAGCCTCCTGCTTACTAAATCCTTCCTGGTCTGGATGGAGACGAAGAAGGTACTGAACAGGTGTTTCGTCCATTGTTAGTAGGTCCACAAAGTGTTGGGAGTATCTCCCTATCCTCAACTTCTGACTCTTTCGAGCTTCACCTACACTTGGAACCAAATCACCAGCTAGAAGATTTAGCAGTGTAGATTTTCCAGCTCCATTAGGCCCAACAATGGCAACACGAGTCCCCATATCAATGCCAACATCAACATCTGAGAGTCTGAAATCCTCTCGGTTTGGGTAGCTGAAGCTCACTTCAATAAGCTGCAGAAGTGGTGGTGTGAGCTCAGTAGGTTCAGGAAAGTGGAACTCTACATTGTAGTCCCTCCACTTGTGTGGTACCTCTACTTGGGCCTCATCCTCATCAACCTTACCCTTACTTTTGCTTTTTGATGCTTCCTTAGCTGCTGCAAACTTGGCTCGATCCTTCACCTTATCTTGTTGAGCCTTGCTTCCAGTCCTTCTAGCCGCTTTCATTTGCTTGTCATAAGTATCATACTTCTTATTCACCTCTCTACGACGCTGTTCATACGCGGTCTCAAAAGCATCAAAATTTCCATTATACAAATGAAGTTTCCAATCATGCAGGTGAATAATCGCAGAGCATACTGTATTGAGAAAATCTTTATCGTGTGATACAACGACCAAAGTTTTCTTCCAACGACACAAGTACTCTTCTAACCAGAGAACAGCCCTCAGGTCAAGATGATTAGTGGGTTCATCGAGCAATAATAGAGTGGGCTGCACAAAAAGTGCTCGAGCTAAAGAAATTCTCATCCTCCAGCCCCCACTAAAGGATTTGGTAGGACGGACCTGCATATCCTTTGTAAAACCCAGACCAGCTAAAATTTTTGACGCTTGAGATTCAGCAGCATCAGACCCCATCAGCTGTAATTGTTCATACAGCTCTGCTAGCTTTTCTCCTGCATCATCTTCCTCATTAGTATCATCTTTATCCACACCTTCACCAGAAGCTACATTCTGTAGATCAGCAACTTCTTGTCGAACTTTAACAAGTTCAATATTAGCCGAAACAACGGCTTCAAGCGCTGTTTTATCATCACCAACTACCTCCTGCTCAACCAGAAGGACATCAATATTCTTAGGTACTGGTATCTTCCTCCAAGCAAGAAGCTTCAAAAGTGTTGACTTTCCCATTCCATTCGGCCCAACCAAACCATACCGCTTGCCATGAGATATCTTCACTGAGGcattcttcagaagttctttaccTCGAGCAGACACGGAAAAATTTTCAATCGTTATATCCTTAACATTAGCATCAGCACCATCATCTCCATCAAGCACCGAAGCCCGACTTCCAATGACAACAGTGAAAGCATCACGATCATCCTTAAGAGCTTCTTTCTTTGCCTGTTCAGCCACATGGGCAGCtataatatcttttttttcACGTTTTTTCAACTCTTTTTCAGCAATAGACACCTCAAGTGGCTTCACATCAGGTCTATGCTTTTCCTCTAGCTCCTCTTCTGACTCATCATCATCAGAGGGAGGAAGATCTATATCATCAGTGTACGCAGAAGCTTTCGGAGC
This genomic interval from Trifolium pratense cultivar HEN17-A07 linkage group LG6, ARS_RC_1.1, whole genome shotgun sequence contains the following:
- the LOC123888782 gene encoding ABC transporter F family member 4-like; translation: MGKKKTNDAGPSTKAKAGSKDPTKKEKLSVSAMLANMDDKAEKPKKGSSTNKPKPKAAPKASAYTDDIDLPPSDDDESEEELEEKHRPDVKPLEVSIAEKELKKREKKDIIAAHVAEQAKKEALKDDRDAFTVVIGSRASVLDGDDGADANVKDITIENFSVSARGKELLKNASVKISHGKRYGLVGPNGMGKSTLLKLLAWRKIPVPKNIDVLLVEQEVVGDDKTALEAVVSANIELVKVRQEVADLQNVASGEGVDKDDTNEEDDAGEKLAELYEQLQLMGSDAAESQASKILAGLGFTKDMQVRPTKSFSGGWRMRISLARALFVQPTLLLLDEPTNHLDLRAVLWLEEYLCRWKKTLVVVSHDKDFLNTVCSAIIHLHDWKLHLYNGNFDAFETAYEQRRREVNKKYDTYDKQMKAARRTGSKAQQDKVKDRAKFAAAKEASKSKSKGKVDEDEAQVEVPHKWRDYNVEFHFPEPTELTPPLLQLIEVSFSYPNREDFRLSDVDVGIDMGTRVAIVGPNGAGKSTLLNLLAGDLVPSVGEARKSQKLRIGRYSQHFVDLLTMDETPVQYLLRLHPDQEGFSKQEAVRAQLGKFGLPSHNHLTPIVKLSGGQKARVVFTSISMSKPHILLLDEPTNHLDMQSIDALADALDEFTGGVVLVSHDSRLISSVCDDEERSQIWIVEDGTVRKFPGTFEDYKEDLVKEIKAEVDD